In a genomic window of Lentisphaerota bacterium:
- a CDS encoding L-sorbose 1-phosphate reductase, producing the protein MKTLALRLYGKNDLRLERFDLPEIGDDAILADIVSNSICMSDHKAAAQGSDHKRVPQDVAQHPIILGHEFCGRLLQVGKKWQGRFHAGRKYSIQPQLNIPGKEHMAPGYSFPFIGGHATRIVIPREVMELECLLDYDGASYFKASLAEPVCCIIGGIKTNYHFKPGEYVHQQGIREGGTMAILAGAGPMGLSAIDLALHGDNRPSILVVTD; encoded by the coding sequence ATGAAGACCCTCGCTTTGCGGCTTTACGGGAAGAATGATCTCCGTCTGGAACGGTTCGATCTCCCCGAAATCGGAGACGACGCCATCCTCGCCGATATCGTCTCGAACAGCATCTGCATGTCGGATCATAAAGCCGCGGCGCAGGGTTCCGACCACAAGCGTGTCCCCCAGGATGTCGCGCAGCATCCGATCATTCTCGGCCACGAGTTCTGCGGACGTCTGCTCCAGGTCGGGAAGAAATGGCAGGGACGGTTCCACGCCGGCCGGAAATACAGCATCCAGCCTCAGTTAAACATTCCGGGCAAGGAGCACATGGCGCCGGGCTACTCCTTCCCTTTTATCGGCGGACATGCGACCCGGATCGTGATACCCCGCGAGGTGATGGAGCTGGAGTGCCTGCTCGATTATGACGGCGCATCCTATTTCAAGGCTTCGCTGGCCGAACCGGTCTGCTGCATCATCGGTGGAATCAAGACCAATTACCATTTCAAGCCCGGCGAGTACGTCCATCAGCAGGGAATCAGAGAGGGCGGCACCATGGCAATCCTCGCTGGAGCCGGGCCCATGGGCCTGAGCGCGATAGATCTTGCCCTGCACGGCGACAACCGGCCGTCGATCCTGGTGGTCACCGACA